The stretch of DNA ACTGATTTCCTGTGTATAACAAACATCAAATAGCCCATCATCCAGTTTGGCTTTGGGAGTCAGTTGCAACCCACCGCCTACATTCCAACCGTTGCCAATGCTAATGAGAAAGACTTTTTCGTTCATTTCCATATCATTGAATTTTACTTTTAGTGGCATCCTCCGGTATGTGAGGTAGGTTCCACCGATTGCGATCAAGTATTTGGGTGCGCCATGGAGGAAGGGCAGCATTTTGCCAATATCATTGGCTCTGCCCTCAAAGCCCAAACCCATAACATTGATAAAACGTCGACCGTTGACCTCTCCAACATCCAATTTTTTAACATCATGGGCCAGCAGGGTGTCTACTGCGGCTTCCAGATCACCGATCTTGTAGGAGCAACTACGGGCAAAATCATTGCCAGTCCCAATGGGCAGAATACCCAATGGTTTATCAATATCCGGCATTCCATTAACGATCTCATTGATGGTACCATCTCCACCGACAGAGACAATTACATCAAAACCGACGCCCATTTCTTTCACAAGCTTGGTGGCATGATCCCGTTTTTCGGTAAAATGAAATTCATAATCAGCTTTGCGAGCTCGGAGTAAATCCTCAATTTCCGGTAAAGCCTTCATGGTGGAACGGCTGCCAGCTTCGGGGTTTACAATGAGTAGATAGCGATGATCTTTTTTTTTCTTAGCCATATTAACCCCTATAGTGTTAGCGAAAATGATTTAAGTAAGATACCCGGACATATGGTAGCACTAAGCTCCCGCCCGTCATAAGTCTCTACATCAGGGTTGACGAGAGCTGTCTCTGTCACAGCCTCCAATTGTTCCCCAAGCATATTATAGAGACTATCATCAAAGCGCATATTCTCAATGGGCGCAATGATCTCCCCGTTCTCAACCCAGAAACAGGCGTAGCGGGTCATACCAGTAATCCGACCACCGATCATATCGCTCCAGTTTAAATAATGTAGATTGGAAAGATAGACACCTGTCCCCAGTGCTTTCAAA from Candidatus Neomarinimicrobiota bacterium encodes:
- a CDS encoding diacylglycerol kinase family protein — its product is MAKKKKDHRYLLIVNPEAGSRSTMKALPEIEDLLRARKADYEFHFTEKRDHATKLVKEMGVGFDVIVSVGGDGTINEIVNGMPDIDKPLGILPIGTGNDFARSCSYKIGDLEAAVDTLLAHDVKKLDVGEVNGRRFINVMGLGFEGRANDIGKMLPFLHGAPKYLIAIGGTYLTYRRMPLKVKFNDMEMNEKVFLISIGNGWNVGGGLQLTPKAKLDDGLFDVCYTQEISRWRILQVFGKLYDGTIAEVPEMEMHQTKELTISSDLPIPAHIDGESFDPVQKEFKIRILPKAQEIIGNWSADTRFSK